From a single Arachis hypogaea cultivar Tifrunner chromosome 3, arahy.Tifrunner.gnm2.J5K5, whole genome shotgun sequence genomic region:
- the LOC112735629 gene encoding uncharacterized protein, with protein sequence MDGSVALLKTSPVRVGDQVDKDRVYFHRMFWTFPPCIEAFRHCKPLVSIDGTHLYGKYGRTLLLAIAQDGNSNILPVAFALVEGKNAESWSYFLSNLRRHVTPQQGILVISDRHNGIKAALESPDSSW encoded by the coding sequence ATGGACGGTTCCGTTGCTCTGCTGAAGACCTCTCCGGTTAGAGTGGGTGACCAAGTTGATAAAGATAGAGTCTACTTTCATCGCATGTTTTGGACATTCCCTCCATGTATTGAGGCATTCCGCCACTGTAAGCCGCTCGTAAGTATCGACGGAACACACCTCTATGGCAAGTATGGCAGGACATTGTTGTTAGCGATCGCTCAGGATGGTAACTCGAATATTTTGCCTGTTGCGTTTGCACTCGTGGAGGGGAAAAATGCAGAGTCTTGGTCATACTTTCTATCCAATCTTAGAAGACATGTTACTCCACAGCAAGGTATTCTCGTGATCTCTGATAGACACAATGGCATCAAGGCTGCACTAGAGTCCCCCGATAGTAGTTGGTGA
- the LOC114925012 gene encoding uncharacterized protein → MSTNISEYVNSVLKGTRNLPVTSLVKSTYLQLAELFVVRGQMAEAQLGSGHRYSQALVNAIKRNLKDLRCFTVTVFDRHQLDYTMAETTPTGKFSLGSYRVSLRDRTCDCGYFQALHYPCCHALRMDHGKYIKHGVWLPYNLKI, encoded by the coding sequence ATGTCGACTAATATATCTGAGTATGTGAACTCTGTTTTGAAGGGCACAAGAAATCTACCAGTGACGTCCCTGGTTAAGTCGACCTATCTCCAGCTGGCGGAGTTGTTTGTTGTCCGGGGGCAGATGGCAGAGGCACAGTTAGGGTCCGGACACCGGTATTCGCAGGCACTAGTTAACGCCATTAAGCGGAACTTGAAGGATTTGAGGTGCTTCACAGTGACTGTGTTCGATAGGCATCAACTTGACTATACAATGGCTGAGACTACTCCCACGGGCAAATTCTCGTTGGGTAGCTATCGGGTTTCTCTAAGGGATCGCACCTGCGACTGTGGATACTTCCAGGCGCTGCACTACCCCTGTTGCCATGCCCTCCGGATGGACCACGGCAAGTACATCAAGCACGGAGTATGGCTCCCATACAATTTGAAAATTTAG